The region GAGCACGCCGACGGACGGGTCTTCGACCATCCGGTGCGGTTCGCCGCGGGGCATCCGGCGGGCGCCTTCACCGCCCGGCTGCCGGTGCGGGACCTGGGCCGCGGCCGGTGGACGGTGACGCTTGCCGTCATCGGCCCGGGCGACCAGGCCCCGGGGCACCCCGCGCCCGCCGCGCCCGTGCCGCCGCCCGCCCGGCTGCCCGGCGCCCGCTGGGTGCGCCGCGGCCGTCCGTACTACGCCAAGCCGCTGATGGGGCGCGGCGAGGTGACGCTGGAGCTGCGGGTGGCGCCGGTCCGGCTGCTCGCCGCCGTACGCAACCGGCTGCGGCGGTGACGCACCATGAACTCCCGGCTGCGGTGGTGACGAACCATGACGACGCTCACCCCCGCAGCCGCCGCCGCACCCCCGTGGCGACCTTGATCGGAGCCACCTCCAGGCCGAGGGCCCGGGCCGGGCCCAGAGCCACCGGCTTGGCGTAGTACGGACGGCAGCCGAAGCGCAGCCAGCGAGTCGCGTCCAGCCGGTCGAAGTACGGCACGACCGCGGAGCGGCGCGGCGCGTCCTCCCCGGGGCCGTCCATGATCAGCGTCAGCGTCCAGCGGCCCGTGCCCAGCCTGCCGACCGGCAGCCGCGCGGTGAAGACGGACGTGGACCCGCCGGGCTCACAGCGCACCGGTACCTCGTGCACCGTGCCCGTACCCCCCTCGGCGCGCAGCAGCAGCGTCGCGCCGTCCCGCGCGGCCTCCTCGGTCAGCCGTCCGCCGACCAGCAGGGTGCTCCGGGTGCGCCAGAGGGTCCGGAGCACCTGGCAGGGCGGGTCGAGGGGATGGGCGATCTCGCCGACGTCGAGCGAGAGATTGCCGTACGGGGTGTAGTACGGCACCACCACCTCCGTCCCCTGGGACGAGGTGACGCGGCGCCGGGAGGGATGGGTGACCTCACCGCCCTCGCGGCGGTTGCCGAACCGCACGGTACGGCTGACGCCCTGGGCGCGGACGTCCAGGTAGATGTTCCACAGGCCCCGTTCCAGCGGGGCCCCGCCGTCGGCGGTGGCCGGGTCGATCTCGGCGGTGAAGCCCGCCATCTCGTACCGCCTCCCCTCCCCGGGCAGCGGGTTGGCGGACAGGCACGGCGTGGTGGGCACCCGCACCTCGGGGCGGTCGGCCCGGTACTTGCGCAGCACGATCTCGGTGGCCGGGTCCAGGGCGTCGACGTCCTCGATATAGGCGTGGCCGGCCAGCCGCAGCGCCCCGCCGTGCCAGCTCGCCGCCTCCAGGTGGTGCTGGACCGGCAGCCGGTCGGTGACGTCGAAGCAGACGTCGGGGACGGCGGCGGCATGGTCCCGGAAGAACGGATGGAGCCAGTAGACCCGGCCCTTGTCGACGAGATGGCCGCGCCGCCCGTCCCGCCCCGCGTTCCGGGCCACGGTCAGCACCTCGTCGAAGCGGTCGGCGCGCAGCAGCTGGATCAGCAGCCGGTCGGGGGCGTCGAGCCGCTGGAAGAGGGCGTCGCTCACCCACGTCCTCGCCCAGTGCCGGAACTCCGGGAGGAACCGCTCCCGCGCGTCCTGTTCGCTCTCGCGGGGCAGCAGGGCGCGCAGCGGACCGCACAGCTCCCACTCCACATGGCGGCGCATGATCTGGTCCCGGCGCGGGCCCGGTTCCAGATAGCGGGCCACGGTCTCGAAGCACAGCCGGGTGCCGTCCATGCGGTGGGCGAGATCGGCGGCGGTGAGGGTGAGGTTGTTGCGGTTCTCGCGGTAGCGGACGTAGTAGCAGTCGTAGTCGGCCACCACCGAGATGCCGGAGGCGTTGAGGTAGGCGGCGGCGGTGAACGGCTTGTCCTCGCAGTTGCGGTAGGGCGGGAAGCGCAGGTGCAGCCGCTCGATGAGGGAGCGGCGGAACAGCTTCCACGGGCCCAGGGTCAGATAGGCGTGGGAGGAGAAGACGTCGGTACGGGGCTGATTGTGCTGGAAGACGGCCCGGGGCACGGCCCGCCCCCCCACGGAGGCGATCTTGCCCAGCACGATGTCGGTGCCGTGGGCGTCGGCCATGGCGACCATGCGGCGCAGCGCGTCCGGCCCCAGATAGTCGTCGGAGTCGAGGAAGAAGACGAAGTCGCCCCGGGCGTGGTCCAGTCCGGTGTTGCGGGGTATGCCCGCACAGCCGGAGTTCTCCTGGTGGATGACGCGCAGCGCGGAGCAGATGCGGGCCAGCCGCTCCAGCTCCTCGCCGGTGCCGTCGGTCGAACCGTCGTCCACCGCGATGATCTCGACCCGGTCCGGGCCCAGGGTCTGGTCCATCGCGGAGGTGACGGCGCGGGTCAGCTCCGGCAGGGCGTTGTAGGCGGGGATGATCACACTGACACGAGGTCGGGATACAGCGGGCATGACGGCCTCCTGACTCCGGGCTCTCGACGGGTCGGGGGACGGGGTCGGGGTCGGGGTCGGGGGACGGGGTCGGGGTCGGGGGTCTGGGGCGGGGTCGGGGTCGGGGGTCGTGGGGGCGGGGGACGGGGTCACGTCGGCGGTGAGGACGCCGCCGCGCGGCCCCGCCGGGGCGCTGTCGCCGCCGGCCGGCAGGGGCCGCGTCCGCGGCGCGGGCGCGATGGGGAGTGCCGTGTCGTCCTGGCCCAGCATCAGGGTCCGTACGACCCGTTCGGCCGCGTGGCCGTCGTCGAACCGGCAGAAGCGGGCCCGGAAGGCGGTGCGCAGCGCGGTCGCGTCCGCATCGCACCAGCGGCCCTCGCGGAAGACCTCGGCCAGTTCCCGTTCGGTGCGGGCGACGGCTCCCGGGGTCTCGCCGGGGGATTCCGAGAGGAGGTCGAAGTAGACCCCGCGGGAGGACCGGTAGATGTCCCAGTCGTCGGCGTAGATCACGATGGGGCGGTCCAGCAGGGCGTAGTCGAACATCATCGACGAGTAGTCGGTGATCAGCGCGTCGGCCGCCAGGCACAACTGCTCGGCCGACGGGTGGTCGGAGACGTCGATCACCAGCCCGGCCTCCTGGAGCCGGGACAGTTGGTGCTGCGGCCGGTAGGAGTAGTGGGCCCGCACCAGCAGCGTGGTCTGCGGGCCGAGTTCGCGGCTGAGCCGCTCCAGGTCCAGCCGGGGGGTGAACCCCTTCTGGTAGTCGCGGAGGGTGGGCGCGTAGAGGAGGGCGGTGTTCCCGGCCGGGATGCCCAGCTCCCCGCGGATCCGCCGGATGTCGTCCTCGGACGCGGCGAAGAAGACGTCGTTGCGCGGATATCCGTATTCCAGCAGCCGGTACGCGGCGGGGTAGACCCGCTCCCAGATCTGGCTGGAGTGCGGATTGGAGGAGAGGGCGACGTCCCAGCGGTCGATGCGCTTGAGCAGATTGCCGAAACTCATGCCCCCCGCGGCGGCCGGATAGCGCTGCTGATCCAGCCCCATGCATTTGAGCGGGGTGCCGTGGAAGGTCTGCAGATGCACCGTGCCCGGCCGTTTCACCACCTCGTTGGGGAAGTTGACGTTGTTGATGAGGTATTTCGCACGGGCCACGGCGCGGTAGAAGTCGCGGGTGCCGGTGACGACGTAGTCGACGCCTTCCGGGAGGGACTCGATCTCCGACTGCTTGACCGCCCACACCCCGTGGATCTCCGGTGCCAGCTCCCGCGCCTTGTAGTAGATCGCCCCCGGATTGCACAGCACCCCACGGCCCCAGTACGCGGAGTAGACGGCCAACTGGGGGTCCACCGGCCGCTGCCGGTGCAGCCGGTACAGGCCCCGCTTGGCGCGTGCGGCCAGCGGCGGCCGGACGGTCCGGCGCAGCTTGCGGGCCCCGGCCGCCGCCCGTACCGCCAGCTCCCGCTCCCGGTAGCGGAGGAAGGAGCCGGACGCCAGCGCCTCGAAGCGCCACCGGCCCTCGACCGGCGGGGTGAACCCGGCGGGCAGCCGGCGGCGGTACCACGCGGCGGCCCGTCCGAAGAAGCGCGGCCGGTCCGCCGTCGCCACCCGGGACGTCCGGTCCAGGCAGAACAGGAAATGCGAGACGGCCCGTTCGAAGAGCAGCGGGCGCAAAGGGTCCAGATTCGGGTGGTCGTCGAGGAAGTCGAAGAGCCGGGCGTACTGCTGGAAGATGACGAAGTGCTTCTCCCCGGGGCTTCCCGTACTGGCCCCGACCCGCCGCTGCCGGTATTCCAGGCCCACCAGATCGACACAGGCTATTCGCCGCGCGGTGAGCATCGTCTTGTACGAGAGCAGGGCGTCCTCGTAAATGCCCTCGCTGAACGCGAAGCCATGGCGGGTGTAGAAATCCCGGTGGTAGACGCGATTGGAGGACATCGCGAACAGCCGCAGGAATTCCGGGCGTTCGACCACGGAGAAGACATCGGTGCCCGCCGAGGCCAGCAGATCCCCGAACAGGCTGGGGGCCCGGCGCTCCGACCAGTAGGTGCGCACATGGTTGAAGTAGAGGATCTCCGGGTCATGGGTGAGGGCGAGCCGGTCGGCGAGGCCCTGGAGGGTGCCCGGGGCGAGGGTGTCGTCCCCGTCCAGGAAGAGCAGATAGTCCCCGCGGGCCCGCTCGACACCGGCGTTACGGGCCCGGCCCGGCCCGGAGTTGACCCGCTGGTGCACGGGCACGACCCGGCTGTCGCACGCCGCGTACGCGTCGATGATCGCGCCGCAGTGGTCCGGTGAGCAGTCGTCGACGGCGACCACCTCCACGTCCTGACACGACTG is a window of Streptomyces violaceusniger Tu 4113 DNA encoding:
- a CDS encoding CDP-glycerol glycerophosphotransferase family protein, with protein sequence MPRFTIVIAAYRVQGYLSACLDSVLTQSCQDVEVVAVDDCSPDHCGAIIDAYAACDSRVVPVHQRVNSGPGRARNAGVERARGDYLLFLDGDDTLAPGTLQGLADRLALTHDPEILYFNHVRTYWSERRAPSLFGDLLASAGTDVFSVVERPEFLRLFAMSSNRVYHRDFYTRHGFAFSEGIYEDALLSYKTMLTARRIACVDLVGLEYRQRRVGASTGSPGEKHFVIFQQYARLFDFLDDHPNLDPLRPLLFERAVSHFLFCLDRTSRVATADRPRFFGRAAAWYRRRLPAGFTPPVEGRWRFEALASGSFLRYRERELAVRAAAGARKLRRTVRPPLAARAKRGLYRLHRQRPVDPQLAVYSAYWGRGVLCNPGAIYYKARELAPEIHGVWAVKQSEIESLPEGVDYVVTGTRDFYRAVARAKYLINNVNFPNEVVKRPGTVHLQTFHGTPLKCMGLDQQRYPAAAGGMSFGNLLKRIDRWDVALSSNPHSSQIWERVYPAAYRLLEYGYPRNDVFFAASEDDIRRIRGELGIPAGNTALLYAPTLRDYQKGFTPRLDLERLSRELGPQTTLLVRAHYSYRPQHQLSRLQEAGLVIDVSDHPSAEQLCLAADALITDYSSMMFDYALLDRPIVIYADDWDIYRSSRGVYFDLLSESPGETPGAVARTERELAEVFREGRWCDADATALRTAFRARFCRFDDGHAAERVVRTLMLGQDDTALPIAPAPRTRPLPAGGDSAPAGPRGGVLTADVTPSPAPTTPDPDPAPDPRPRPRPPTPTPTPSPDPSRARSQEAVMPAVSRPRVSVIIPAYNALPELTRAVTSAMDQTLGPDRVEIIAVDDGSTDGTGEELERLARICSALRVIHQENSGCAGIPRNTGLDHARGDFVFFLDSDDYLGPDALRRMVAMADAHGTDIVLGKIASVGGRAVPRAVFQHNQPRTDVFSSHAYLTLGPWKLFRRSLIERLHLRFPPYRNCEDKPFTAAAYLNASGISVVADYDCYYVRYRENRNNLTLTAADLAHRMDGTRLCFETVARYLEPGPRRDQIMRRHVEWELCGPLRALLPRESEQDARERFLPEFRHWARTWVSDALFQRLDAPDRLLIQLLRADRFDEVLTVARNAGRDGRRGHLVDKGRVYWLHPFFRDHAAAVPDVCFDVTDRLPVQHHLEAASWHGGALRLAGHAYIEDVDALDPATEIVLRKYRADRPEVRVPTTPCLSANPLPGEGRRYEMAGFTAEIDPATADGGAPLERGLWNIYLDVRAQGVSRTVRFGNRREGGEVTHPSRRRVTSSQGTEVVVPYYTPYGNLSLDVGEIAHPLDPPCQVLRTLWRTRSTLLVGGRLTEEAARDGATLLLRAEGGTGTVHEVPVRCEPGGSTSVFTARLPVGRLGTGRWTLTLIMDGPGEDAPRRSAVVPYFDRLDATRWLRFGCRPYYAKPVALGPARALGLEVAPIKVATGVRRRLRG